Below is a window of Campylobacter canadensis DNA.
TTTTAAAGTTATTGATAGAGCAAGTAAGGTTAATGGCTTTTTACAAGATTACAAAGTAAATGCAGTTAGTAAAGGTAAAGATGCCTTAGCTCAAGTTAGCGTAAAAGTAAGTTTTGAAGGACAAAAAGCTATCATTGGTAATGGTCTTGATTTAGACACAATGCAAGCTAGTGCTAAGGCTTATTTAGCAGCTTTAAATAGTTATATAAGTATGAATAAATAATTAGCGTAAATTATAACTATGAGTTAATGCAACTGCAATTGCATCTGTTATATCAAGTGGTTTTATTTCTTTATTAATTCCTAATAATTTTTTTACCATAAAAGCCACTTGATTTTTATCTGCTTTTGCCTTTCCTGTAATTGTTTTTTTAACTTGCAAGGCTGTATATTCACTAAAATTTCCATAAGTTTGCAAGGTTTTTAATATTAAAGCTCCTCTAAATTGTGCTAATTTTAAAACGCTTTGTGGATTATATGCAAAAAATATATTTTCAATTGCAATTTTTGCTTCTGGATAATTTTTAAAAATAAGCTCTAATGCTTCATTTAATTCTAAAATATTATCAATTAATTCTTTACTTTTAAATTTAATTAATCCTGCTTCTATTAGTGAAATCTTTTGATTTTTTTCTAAAACACAATAACCACAAAACCTTGTACCTGGGTCAAATCCTATAATTTTCAAATAAAAATCCTTTCTGTGAAATTCTTCTGTAAATTTTATTTTTTTCGTGAAATTATTTAAAAATAATATAAA
It encodes the following:
- the ruvC gene encoding crossover junction endodeoxyribonuclease RuvC yields the protein MKIIGFDPGTRFCGYCVLEKNQKISLIEAGLIKFKSKELIDNILELNEALELIFKNYPEAKIAIENIFFAYNPQSVLKLAQFRGALILKTLQTYGNFSEYTALQVKKTITGKAKADKNQVAFMVKKLLGINKEIKPLDITDAIAVALTHSYNLR